Proteins encoded together in one Archangium lipolyticum window:
- the map gene encoding type I methionyl aminopeptidase, with protein sequence MGIPLLKGREIDRLRAAGRAAAGTLAYVAARLAPGVSTADIDAWVREDTARRGGKPSQLGYHGFPATVCTSRNHVVCHGIPRADERLQPGDIINVDVTTCLDGFHGDTSATFLIGEVSAEARHVVDVARRCRDAGVAVVRHGAKLGDIGAAIEELARAEGCSVVREFGGHGIGHQMHLPPHVSHVGKRGTGITLRSGMVITIEPMVNLGRPDVRVLPDKWTVVTEDGSLSAQFEHTVLVTREGCEVLTPYPEMPSTVLAVATPSS encoded by the coding sequence ATGGGAATTCCGTTGCTGAAGGGGAGAGAGATCGATCGCCTGCGCGCGGCGGGCCGGGCGGCGGCGGGGACGCTGGCGTACGTCGCGGCGCGGCTGGCGCCCGGAGTCTCCACGGCGGACATCGACGCGTGGGTCCGGGAGGACACGGCACGGCGTGGGGGCAAGCCGAGCCAGCTGGGCTACCACGGCTTCCCCGCGACGGTGTGCACCAGCCGCAACCACGTGGTCTGCCACGGCATCCCTCGCGCGGACGAGCGGCTCCAGCCGGGGGACATCATCAACGTGGACGTGACCACGTGCCTGGATGGATTCCACGGAGACACCTCTGCCACGTTCCTCATCGGCGAGGTGTCCGCGGAGGCGCGGCACGTGGTGGACGTGGCGCGCCGGTGCCGGGACGCGGGCGTGGCGGTCGTGCGCCACGGGGCGAAGCTGGGGGACATCGGCGCGGCCATCGAGGAGCTGGCGCGGGCGGAGGGTTGCAGCGTGGTGCGGGAGTTCGGCGGGCACGGCATCGGCCACCAGATGCACCTCCCGCCCCACGTGTCCCACGTGGGGAAACGGGGGACGGGCATCACCCTGCGCTCGGGGATGGTCATCACCATCGAGCCCATGGTGAACCTCGGGCGCCCGGACGTGAGGGTGCTGCCGGACAAGTGGACGGTGGTGACGGAGGACGGGAGCCTCTCCGCCCAGTTCGAGCACACCGTCCTGGTGACACGCGAGGGCTGCGAGGTGCTCACCCCCTATCCCGAGATGCCGAGCACCGTCCTGGCGGTCGCGACGCCCTCGTCGTAG
- a CDS encoding bifunctional metallophosphatase/5'-nucleotidase, whose translation MLPSFLAGARRAALISTLGTCALLQLTACGDTEQPPVNTEPPPVNTEPRTLRLLQTSDLHTNLFPWDYFTGKVDTKRGLTKVATLIKQARAENPDCNLLLDTGDTIQGTPLGTYYALVDNTPKHPMAVAMNELRYDAMAVGNHEFNYGLVLLNKFKSEVGFPLLGANVRRSDGSEALEPYLLKEVCGVKVGVLGLVTPGVTTWERPENIPGLRFEDPLETARVYVPKLRQAGADVVVVAIHSGPDKQPTGSASNPDSWLADYSDPAKWADRGNLPGENEAVQIAQQVEGIDVLLTGHTHQPIPKMLLKNTQGQEVLLIQPNRWGSHLGQVDLSLVHEGGRWKVDGKDSKLLAVDNSVAMEPGVAQLVQSYHDQTLRYVSAPLGTTLAAFPGGNPARFSDSALADLINAVQEQAAEENGFPVDFSLAALFSDDGMLPAGNITLRDAYSIYIYDNTLYVMEINGSILRRALEVNAQYFAPWNPNAPPSASTPTAAKVPNVADFNWDLYSRIEYGYDLTKPAGSRLTHLRFKGADVSDDQVFHIAINNYRASGGGGYSMFKEGKVLWTSADGVRDYVARYIQSHPDLDPNDVNTCNFSLSPDLYAYFFKATLGPTKCSAP comes from the coding sequence ATGCTTCCGAGCTTCCTGGCGGGCGCCCGTCGCGCGGCCCTCATCTCCACCCTGGGCACCTGTGCGCTGCTCCAGCTCACCGCCTGTGGTGACACCGAGCAGCCCCCGGTGAACACCGAGCCGCCCCCGGTGAACACCGAGCCGCGCACGTTGCGGCTGCTGCAGACGAGCGATCTGCACACCAACCTCTTCCCCTGGGACTACTTCACGGGGAAGGTGGACACCAAACGCGGCCTCACCAAGGTGGCCACGCTCATCAAGCAGGCGCGCGCGGAGAATCCGGACTGCAACCTGCTCCTCGACACGGGTGACACCATCCAGGGCACCCCCCTGGGCACCTATTACGCCCTGGTGGACAACACCCCCAAGCACCCCATGGCCGTGGCGATGAACGAGCTGCGCTACGACGCCATGGCCGTCGGCAACCACGAGTTCAACTACGGCCTCGTCCTCCTCAACAAGTTCAAGAGCGAGGTGGGCTTCCCCCTGCTCGGCGCCAACGTGCGCCGGAGCGACGGGAGCGAGGCCCTGGAGCCCTACCTCCTCAAGGAGGTGTGCGGGGTGAAGGTGGGCGTGCTCGGACTGGTGACGCCGGGCGTGACGACGTGGGAGCGCCCGGAGAACATCCCCGGCCTGCGCTTCGAGGATCCGCTGGAGACGGCGCGGGTGTACGTGCCGAAGCTGCGGCAGGCGGGCGCGGACGTGGTGGTGGTGGCCATCCACTCCGGCCCGGACAAGCAGCCCACCGGCAGCGCGAGCAATCCGGACTCCTGGCTCGCCGACTACTCCGACCCCGCCAAATGGGCGGACCGCGGCAACCTGCCCGGGGAGAACGAGGCGGTGCAGATCGCCCAGCAGGTCGAGGGCATCGACGTGCTCCTCACCGGCCACACCCACCAGCCCATCCCGAAGATGCTGCTGAAGAACACCCAGGGCCAGGAGGTGCTGCTCATCCAGCCCAACCGCTGGGGCAGCCACCTGGGCCAGGTGGATCTCTCCCTCGTCCACGAGGGCGGCCGCTGGAAGGTGGACGGCAAGGACTCCAAGCTGCTCGCGGTGGACAACTCCGTGGCCATGGAGCCGGGGGTGGCGCAGCTCGTCCAGAGCTACCACGACCAGACGCTGCGGTACGTGAGCGCCCCGCTCGGCACCACCCTCGCGGCCTTCCCCGGCGGCAACCCCGCCCGCTTCAGCGATAGCGCGCTGGCCGACCTCATCAACGCCGTGCAGGAGCAGGCCGCCGAGGAGAACGGCTTCCCGGTGGACTTCTCGCTCGCCGCCCTCTTCAGCGATGACGGCATGCTGCCCGCGGGCAACATCACCCTGCGCGATGCCTACAGCATCTACATCTACGACAACACGCTGTACGTGATGGAGATCAACGGCTCCATCCTGCGCCGCGCGCTGGAGGTCAACGCCCAGTACTTCGCCCCGTGGAATCCCAACGCGCCCCCCTCCGCCTCCACTCCCACGGCGGCCAAGGTGCCCAACGTGGCGGACTTCAACTGGGACCTCTACTCGCGCATCGAGTACGGGTACGACCTCACGAAGCCCGCGGGCTCGCGCCTCACCCACCTGCGGTTCAAGGGCGCGGACGTGAGCGATGACCAGGTCTTCCACATCGCCATCAACAACTACCGGGCCAGCGGCGGTGGCGGCTACTCCATGTTCAAGGAGGGCAAGGTGCTGTGGACCTCGGCGGACGGCGTGCGCGACTACGTCGCCCGCTACATCCAGAGCCACCCCGACCTGGATCCGAACGACGTGAACACGTGCAACTTCTCGCTCTCGCCGGACCTGTACGCGTACTTCTTCAAGGCCACGCTCGGCCCGACGAAGTGCTCGGCGCCGTGA
- a CDS encoding flavin monoamine oxidase family protein: protein MHVVIIGGGAAGIAAAHTILGASKNHTVTLFESRGTYGGRALTDDTSISGFAFDKGCQYIQDEKHNPWMAIAKELGFETFPEKVGDVLRREDGGKFVDESTTVAPVQAVSEAIEASYEKARTQPNVIVAPKPRFDTQAEMFGHAVSEFGPFTESAEVYQYIAADRARVVSYEGDGNAFVTRGLGTLVRAYGLELKKRFGDRITEYFQTPVGIVRYTGNGVTVVSRSGGKSVAADAVIITVPTSVLASGAIAFDPPLSKDYRVVFNILRLGSYKKLALKCNRIPDELQADTNYYLIETEPEGVWKYYRLSKTPDVLVVHTAGDFARALDEMADKDVFALFKKTLQEAYDSPITYAPGKAITNWSRDPDALGAYSYTAMVGGGPSDPTALNARIQLKKPVSGKVHFTGEAASLGFYGTLAGAYDEGVATARTVLGISG, encoded by the coding sequence ATGCATGTCGTGATCATCGGTGGCGGGGCGGCGGGAATCGCGGCGGCTCACACCATCCTGGGAGCATCGAAGAACCACACGGTGACGCTGTTCGAGTCTCGGGGCACCTATGGCGGGCGGGCCCTCACGGACGACACCTCGATCAGCGGCTTCGCGTTCGACAAGGGCTGCCAGTACATCCAGGACGAGAAACACAATCCGTGGATGGCCATCGCGAAGGAGCTCGGGTTCGAGACCTTCCCGGAGAAGGTGGGCGACGTCCTGCGGCGCGAGGACGGCGGGAAGTTCGTGGACGAGTCGACGACGGTGGCGCCGGTCCAGGCGGTCTCCGAGGCCATCGAGGCTTCCTATGAGAAGGCCAGGACGCAACCGAATGTCATCGTGGCGCCCAAGCCCCGCTTCGATACACAGGCGGAGATGTTCGGCCATGCCGTCTCGGAGTTCGGTCCGTTCACCGAGTCCGCCGAGGTCTATCAATACATCGCGGCCGATCGCGCCCGGGTGGTCTCCTATGAAGGAGACGGCAACGCGTTCGTCACCCGGGGGCTCGGGACGCTCGTCAGGGCGTACGGTCTCGAGCTGAAGAAGCGCTTCGGGGACCGGATCACCGAGTACTTCCAGACGCCCGTCGGCATCGTGCGTTACACCGGGAATGGCGTGACGGTCGTCTCGCGGAGCGGCGGGAAGAGCGTGGCCGCCGACGCGGTGATCATCACGGTTCCCACGTCCGTGCTGGCGAGCGGCGCGATCGCCTTCGATCCGCCCTTGTCGAAGGACTACCGGGTCGTCTTCAACATCCTGCGCCTCGGCAGCTACAAGAAGCTGGCGCTGAAGTGCAATCGCATCCCGGATGAGCTCCAGGCCGACACCAACTACTACCTGATCGAGACGGAACCGGAGGGGGTCTGGAAGTACTACCGCCTGTCGAAGACGCCGGACGTGCTGGTGGTCCATACCGCTGGCGACTTCGCCCGGGCTCTGGACGAGATGGCCGACAAGGATGTCTTCGCCCTGTTCAAGAAGACACTCCAGGAGGCCTACGACAGCCCCATCACCTACGCGCCCGGCAAGGCGATCACGAACTGGAGCAGGGATCCCGATGCGCTCGGTGCCTATTCCTACACGGCGATGGTGGGCGGCGGCCCGTCGGATCCCACGGCGTTGAACGCCCGCATCCAGCTCAAGAAGCCGGTGTCCGGGAAGGTCCATTTCACCGGCGAGGCCGCGAGCCTGGGGTTCTACGGGACGCTCGCGGGCGCCTACGACGAGGGCGTCGCGACCGCCAGGACGGTGCTCGGCATCTCGGGATAG
- a CDS encoding amidase: MKKTLSPSGNPQGLSRRVLLGGAAAAGTLVALDVQAQPAPSNSASAPARSPSGKPFELEEATVSKLQAAMTSGKHTARGLAERYLTRIQELDRTGDLPLLSVIEINPDALAIATALDEERKAKGPRGPLHGIPVLIKDNIATADKMQTTAGSLALVGAVPSRDAFVVERLRAAGAVILGKTNLSEWANFRSTHSSSGWSGRGGQCRNPYALDRTPSGSSSGSGAATAANFCAVSVGTETDGSIVSPSAACSLVGLKPTVGLVSRSGIIPISHSQDTAGPMTRTVADAAALLGVLVGIDPNDAVTATSKGHAQADYTRFLDPNGLKGARIGVPRERFFGYHPATDALVERALELMKARGAIIVDPAPIPSAAKLDEPEMEVLLYEFKAGVEAYLAGLGDKTRLKTLADLIRFNEEHRDSELPWFGQELFLQAQEKGALTDKKYRKALEACRKLSRGQGIDAVMEKHKLDALVAPTQAPPGLIDLVDGDHWLGSSSSPAAVAGYPSITVPAGYVAGLPVGLSFIGRAWSEPTLLRLAFSYEQASKHRRPPGFAPTADLRKPTS, from the coding sequence ATGAAGAAGACCCTTTCCCCGTCTGGGAACCCTCAGGGCCTGAGCCGCCGCGTGCTGCTCGGTGGCGCGGCCGCCGCCGGCACGCTCGTCGCCCTCGATGTCCAAGCCCAACCCGCGCCGAGCAACTCCGCGAGTGCACCCGCCCGTTCGCCAAGCGGCAAGCCCTTCGAGCTCGAGGAGGCCACCGTCTCCAAGCTCCAGGCCGCCATGACGTCGGGGAAGCACACCGCGCGGGGTCTCGCCGAGCGCTACCTGACGCGCATCCAGGAGTTGGATCGCACGGGGGACCTGCCGCTCCTGTCGGTCATCGAAATCAACCCGGACGCCCTGGCCATCGCCACCGCGCTCGACGAGGAGCGCAAGGCGAAGGGGCCTCGCGGGCCGCTGCACGGCATCCCCGTGCTCATCAAGGACAACATCGCGACCGCGGACAAGATGCAGACCACCGCCGGCTCGCTCGCCCTCGTGGGCGCAGTGCCCTCGCGCGACGCGTTCGTGGTGGAGCGGCTGAGGGCGGCGGGCGCGGTCATCCTCGGCAAGACGAACCTCAGCGAGTGGGCCAACTTCCGCTCCACGCACTCCTCCAGCGGGTGGAGCGGGCGAGGGGGCCAGTGCCGCAATCCCTACGCCCTCGACCGGACGCCCTCGGGCTCGAGCTCGGGCTCGGGAGCGGCCACCGCGGCGAACTTCTGCGCGGTGTCCGTTGGTACCGAGACCGATGGCTCCATCGTCTCGCCCTCGGCGGCGTGCTCCCTGGTGGGGCTCAAGCCGACCGTCGGGCTCGTGAGCCGCTCGGGCATCATCCCCATCTCCCACAGCCAGGACACCGCGGGCCCCATGACGCGCACGGTGGCGGACGCCGCCGCGCTGCTCGGCGTGCTGGTGGGCATCGACCCGAATGACGCGGTGACGGCCACGAGCAAGGGCCACGCCCAGGCGGATTACACTCGGTTCCTGGATCCGAACGGGTTGAAGGGGGCGCGCATCGGCGTGCCCCGCGAGCGGTTCTTCGGCTACCACCCGGCCACGGACGCGCTGGTGGAGCGGGCGCTGGAGCTCATGAAGGCCCGGGGCGCCATCATCGTCGACCCGGCTCCCATCCCCTCGGCCGCGAAGCTGGACGAGCCGGAGATGGAGGTGCTGCTCTACGAGTTCAAGGCGGGCGTCGAGGCGTACCTCGCCGGGCTCGGGGACAAGACGCGGCTGAAGACGCTCGCGGACCTCATCCGGTTCAACGAGGAGCACCGCGACAGCGAGCTCCCCTGGTTCGGCCAGGAGCTCTTCCTCCAGGCCCAGGAGAAGGGGGCGCTCACGGACAAGAAGTACCGCAAGGCGCTCGAGGCCTGCCGGAAGCTGTCGAGGGGGCAGGGCATCGACGCGGTGATGGAGAAGCACAAGCTCGACGCACTGGTGGCGCCGACGCAGGCGCCCCCGGGGCTCATCGACCTGGTGGATGGAGACCACTGGCTGGGGAGCAGCTCCTCGCCGGCGGCCGTCGCGGGGTACCCGAGCATCACCGTCCCCGCGGGGTACGTGGCCGGACTGCCCGTGGGCCTGTCCTTCATCGGGCGTGCGTGGAGCGAGCCGACGCTGCTGCGGCTCGCCTTCTCCTATGAGCAGGCCTCCAAGCACCGCCGCCCGCCCGGCTTCGCCCCGACGGCGGACCTGCGCAAGCCCACCTCGTAG
- a CDS encoding peptidylprolyl isomerase, translating to MNTLSSTCLAVLLALAPAAFAATPKMGSKPGPPEPVRVVMLTDKGEIELELDAARAPKTVKNFLAYVDAGLYDGGVFHRTVKLKPDNQPNNTVKIEVIQGGINPTRQSEQRPPIALERTNETGLKHKDGTVSMARDTPDSAVSDFFICIGDQPELDHGGKRNPDGQGFGAFGKVVRGMNVVRSIQQAPANGQALTPPVKILRAGRKL from the coding sequence ATGAACACGCTTTCCTCCACCTGCCTCGCCGTGCTGCTCGCCCTCGCTCCCGCCGCCTTCGCCGCCACGCCGAAGATGGGCTCGAAGCCCGGGCCCCCCGAGCCGGTCCGCGTGGTGATGCTGACAGACAAGGGCGAAATCGAGCTGGAGCTCGACGCGGCCCGCGCCCCCAAGACGGTGAAGAACTTCCTCGCCTACGTGGATGCCGGGCTCTACGACGGCGGCGTGTTCCACCGCACCGTCAAGCTGAAGCCCGACAACCAGCCGAACAACACGGTGAAGATCGAGGTCATCCAGGGCGGCATCAACCCCACCCGTCAGTCCGAGCAGCGCCCGCCCATCGCCCTCGAGCGCACGAACGAGACCGGCCTCAAGCACAAGGACGGCACGGTCTCCATGGCTCGCGACACGCCCGACTCCGCCGTCTCGGACTTCTTCATCTGCATCGGCGACCAGCCCGAGCTCGATCACGGCGGCAAGCGCAACCCGGACGGCCAGGGCTTCGGCGCCTTCGGCAAGGTGGTGCGCGGCATGAACGTCGTCCGCTCCATCCAGCAGGCGCCCGCGAACGGGCAGGCGCTCACCCCGCCCGTGAAGATCCTCCGCGCCGGGCGCAAGCTGTAA
- a CDS encoding SDR family NAD(P)-dependent oxidoreductase codes for METDLRGKGVLVTGGAGGIGSAVVRAFAEEGAKVAVHYHRSADKAESLAKEVGGAALRADLTSESDVDALVPGAVKALGRLDVLVANAGVWPPPDEGVWQMSLERWRRTLAENLDSVFLSCRAFLRHVEKTGTGNIIIIASTAGLFGEAGHSDYAAAKGALASGFLKSLKNEITRIAPLGRVNTVCPGWTAVDRHKDKLENPAFINRVTRTMPMRKVGRPEDVARVVVTLASDRISGHVTGEVITVAGGMEGRVLHET; via the coding sequence ATGGAAACGGATCTGCGAGGCAAAGGCGTCCTCGTCACTGGAGGAGCGGGCGGAATCGGGAGTGCGGTCGTTCGAGCCTTCGCGGAGGAGGGGGCGAAGGTAGCGGTGCACTACCACCGGAGCGCGGACAAGGCCGAGTCGCTGGCGAAGGAGGTGGGAGGAGCGGCCCTGCGAGCGGATCTGACGTCCGAGTCGGACGTGGACGCACTGGTCCCCGGGGCGGTGAAGGCGCTGGGCCGGCTGGACGTGCTGGTGGCGAACGCGGGAGTCTGGCCGCCGCCGGACGAGGGCGTGTGGCAGATGTCGCTGGAGCGCTGGCGGCGGACGCTGGCGGAGAACCTGGACAGCGTGTTCCTGAGCTGCCGGGCGTTCCTGCGCCACGTGGAGAAGACGGGGACGGGGAACATCATCATCATCGCGTCGACGGCGGGGCTGTTCGGGGAGGCGGGGCACTCGGACTACGCGGCGGCGAAGGGGGCGTTGGCGAGCGGGTTTCTCAAGAGCCTGAAGAACGAGATCACGCGCATCGCGCCGCTGGGCCGGGTGAACACGGTGTGCCCGGGGTGGACGGCGGTGGATCGGCACAAGGACAAGCTGGAGAACCCGGCGTTCATCAACCGGGTGACGCGGACGATGCCGATGCGCAAGGTGGGCCGTCCGGAGGACGTGGCGCGGGTGGTGGTGACGCTGGCGTCGGATCGCATCTCCGGTCACGTGACGGGCGAGGTGATCACCGTGGCCGGAGGCATGGAAGGCCGCGTGCTACACGAGACCTGA
- a CDS encoding TCR/Tet family MFS transporter, giving the protein MTEPSSSPSPGPRRAALVFIFVTILLDILAMGMIIPVLPKMVEGFLGGDTARAAELLGLFSTMWALMQFIFSPVLGAMSDRFGRRPVVLLSNFGLGFDYILMAMAPSLGWLFAGRIISGITAASISTASAYIADVTPPEKRAASFGLLGAAFGIGFVLGPAVGGMLGVISPRLPFWVAAGLSLANALYGLFVLPESLPPERRKPFQWRRANPVGALAMLRSKPEVLGLASVHFLYNLAHVALPSVFVLYASYRFGWDERAVGLTMAGTGITSLIVQGGLVRPIVKRFGERRTLLMGLAFGALGFTLYGLADTGAVFWLGILVMSLWGLFGPASQGLMSSRISQSEQGQLQGALSSLMGIAGMIGPSLFTQTFAHFISPQSGAHLPGAPFLLAACLLLAAIALAWRVTSSRSEATPASSTT; this is encoded by the coding sequence ATGACCGAACCGAGCTCCAGTCCCTCCCCAGGCCCGCGCCGAGCCGCGCTGGTCTTCATCTTCGTCACCATCCTGCTCGACATCCTGGCCATGGGGATGATCATCCCCGTGCTGCCGAAGATGGTGGAGGGCTTCCTCGGGGGAGACACCGCGCGAGCGGCCGAGCTCCTGGGCCTGTTCTCCACGATGTGGGCGCTCATGCAGTTCATCTTCTCGCCGGTGCTCGGCGCCATGTCCGACCGCTTCGGCCGCCGGCCGGTGGTGCTGCTGTCGAACTTCGGGCTGGGGTTCGACTACATCCTCATGGCGATGGCGCCGTCGCTGGGCTGGCTGTTCGCGGGCCGGATCATCTCCGGCATCACCGCGGCGAGCATCAGCACCGCCAGCGCCTACATCGCGGACGTCACACCTCCGGAGAAGCGCGCCGCCAGCTTCGGCCTGCTCGGGGCCGCGTTCGGCATCGGCTTCGTGCTGGGGCCCGCAGTCGGTGGAATGCTGGGGGTCATCAGCCCTCGTCTGCCGTTCTGGGTAGCGGCCGGACTGAGCCTCGCCAACGCCCTGTATGGGCTGTTCGTCCTGCCCGAGTCCCTGCCCCCCGAGCGCCGCAAGCCCTTCCAGTGGCGCCGGGCCAACCCGGTGGGCGCGCTGGCCATGCTGCGCTCCAAGCCCGAGGTGCTCGGCCTGGCCTCCGTCCACTTCCTCTACAACCTCGCCCACGTCGCGCTGCCCAGCGTGTTCGTGCTGTATGCGAGCTACCGCTTCGGCTGGGACGAGCGCGCCGTGGGGCTCACCATGGCGGGCACTGGCATCACCTCCCTGATCGTCCAGGGTGGCCTGGTGCGGCCGATCGTGAAGAGGTTCGGCGAGCGGCGCACGTTGCTCATGGGGCTCGCGTTCGGCGCGCTGGGCTTCACCCTCTACGGCCTGGCCGACACCGGAGCCGTATTCTGGCTCGGAATCCTGGTCATGTCGCTGTGGGGGCTGTTCGGTCCGGCCTCCCAGGGCCTCATGTCGAGCCGCATCAGCCAGTCGGAGCAGGGCCAGCTCCAGGGCGCGCTCTCCAGCCTCATGGGCATCGCGGGGATGATCGGCCCCAGCCTCTTCACCCAGACGTTCGCGCACTTCATCTCGCCCCAGAGCGGCGCGCACCTCCCCGGCGCTCCCTTCCTGCTCGCCGCTTGCTTGCTGCTCGCCGCCATCGCGCTAGCCTGGCGGGTCACCAGCTCGCGTTCCGAGGCCACCCCCGCCTCGTCCACCACCTGA
- a CDS encoding LysR family transcriptional regulator: MSLTHIQTFVAVAEEGHVGRAARRLHLTQPPLSRHILALEDELGTPLFERTSRGMRLLPAGEAFLHHARRILAEVDAAVHTVRGVATDRPGR, translated from the coding sequence GTGAGTCTCACGCACATCCAGACCTTCGTCGCGGTGGCCGAGGAGGGCCACGTGGGGCGTGCCGCGCGCCGGCTCCACCTCACCCAGCCGCCGCTCAGCCGTCACATCCTCGCGCTCGAGGACGAGCTCGGCACCCCGCTGTTCGAGCGCACGTCCCGGGGCATGCGCCTGCTGCCCGCGGGCGAGGCGTTCCTGCACCACGCGCGCCGCATCCTCGCCGAGGTGGACGCGGCGGTGCACACCGTCCGGGGCGTCGCGACGGACCGCCCCGGCAGGTGA
- a CDS encoding HNH endonuclease signature motif containing protein, producing the protein MPLFLLLCVAVLATGCATTASLPGHGVLLGYSRSERDPGTQLALVRQAEIAVRSVTSGAVTVDSFEELLTLAGLDDFNELPPRVAPLTPRAAARMLAVLLRKPVTLASFPPRMAASHLLREVLEGEAVSREELLRRVERFNTVAVLRPDGYLAWTRNGRTQQKVGPVEWRDDAFRAGPFALGRFYTGNGWVFRHTDARLRPMMDGPVLAEVYDDADTISRTLDGAEDAYVELYHAMGQLLTRPVESLVELRHLPAGMAALIASSPEFLEQFRYMTRGEQVKALSRLTTSLIVTWGAAGSTTRTLTRALMGAEATVPVLSLSAEGALAVERVVVPVGNVAEVLGSGPGAAIILYQTGTGGGGGGKRVSGDELEKLRKEFEAVKSKFWKHEAEARPGVYSPENVARMKQGKPPIGSDGFPMELHHKVPLAEGGSNAFENLVPLTRTEHRLGLSYKLNHPNLP; encoded by the coding sequence ATGCCCCTGTTCCTGCTGCTGTGTGTCGCTGTGTTGGCCACCGGCTGTGCCACTACGGCTTCACTGCCCGGTCATGGTGTGCTTCTGGGTTACAGCCGGAGCGAGCGCGACCCTGGCACGCAACTGGCGCTGGTGCGCCAGGCTGAAATAGCCGTGCGCTCGGTGACCAGCGGCGCCGTGACGGTGGACTCTTTCGAGGAGTTGCTGACGCTGGCGGGTCTGGACGATTTCAACGAGCTGCCCCCGAGAGTCGCTCCCCTTACGCCGCGAGCGGCGGCCCGGATGCTCGCCGTACTGCTGCGGAAGCCCGTGACACTGGCCTCGTTTCCGCCGCGCATGGCCGCGAGCCATCTTCTGCGCGAGGTGCTGGAAGGAGAGGCAGTCTCCCGCGAGGAGTTGCTGCGCCGTGTGGAGCGCTTCAACACGGTGGCCGTGCTGCGGCCGGACGGCTATCTCGCCTGGACACGCAACGGACGTACGCAGCAGAAGGTGGGGCCAGTGGAATGGAGGGATGACGCCTTCCGGGCCGGTCCTTTCGCGCTGGGCCGCTTCTATACCGGCAACGGGTGGGTTTTCCGGCATACGGACGCACGACTGCGGCCCATGATGGATGGGCCCGTGCTGGCCGAGGTGTATGACGATGCGGACACCATCAGCCGCACGCTGGATGGGGCGGAAGACGCCTATGTCGAGCTGTACCACGCCATGGGCCAGTTGCTGACGCGGCCGGTGGAGAGCCTCGTCGAGCTGCGACACCTGCCAGCGGGGATGGCGGCCCTCATTGCCTCCTCACCTGAGTTTCTTGAGCAATTCAGATACATGACGCGCGGCGAGCAGGTGAAGGCCCTCTCCAGACTGACTACCAGTCTGATTGTTACCTGGGGCGCCGCCGGGAGCACCACGCGCACGCTGACAAGGGCGCTGATGGGGGCGGAGGCTACCGTGCCGGTGTTGTCCCTGTCGGCGGAGGGTGCACTGGCTGTGGAGCGCGTCGTGGTACCAGTGGGCAACGTAGCCGAGGTGCTGGGCAGCGGACCGGGTGCGGCCATCATCCTCTACCAGACTGGCACGGGGGGCGGCGGTGGCGGAAAACGCGTATCAGGGGATGAGCTTGAGAAACTTCGTAAAGAGTTCGAGGCTGTAAAATCGAAGTTCTGGAAGCACGAGGCCGAGGCTCGTCCTGGTGTGTACTCACCCGAGAACGTCGCTAGGATGAAACAAGGCAAGCCTCCCATTGGGAGTGACGGTTTTCCGATGGAACTGCATCACAAGGTGCCACTCGCGGAGGGGGGATCCAATGCCTTCGAGAACCTCGTACCTTTGACGCGAACTGAGCACCGTCTGGGGCTCAGCTACAAGCTGAACCATCCGAATCTTCCATGA
- a CDS encoding SMI1/KNR4 family protein yields MTFDELAEMLERNPSKSLGQGACETEIHAANVQLGVTLAGGYRLFLRRFGWGGVGSIELFGLGGDVPPYLNLTEMTRSERADMSPSLSAHLIPLMNDGGGNLYCLDSRVEGEPPVVFWDHAAGAQQEPVQVASNFIEWLAARVARETEMDGDISRGTPPSPAGRGSG; encoded by the coding sequence ATGACCTTTGACGAACTCGCGGAGATGCTGGAGAGGAATCCATCGAAGAGTCTAGGCCAGGGGGCGTGCGAGACGGAGATCCACGCCGCCAACGTTCAACTCGGCGTAACCCTGGCAGGTGGCTATCGACTCTTCTTGCGGCGCTTTGGTTGGGGAGGAGTTGGATCTATCGAACTCTTCGGGCTCGGTGGGGATGTGCCGCCGTACCTGAATCTTACCGAGATGACCCGGAGTGAGCGGGCGGACATGAGTCCCTCGCTCTCCGCACATCTCATCCCGCTCATGAACGACGGGGGAGGCAACCTCTACTGCCTTGACTCGAGGGTCGAGGGGGAGCCCCCTGTCGTGTTCTGGGATCATGCAGCAGGAGCGCAGCAGGAACCCGTACAAGTGGCGTCCAACTTCATCGAGTGGCTGGCCGCTCGGGTCGCGCGAGAGACCGAGATGGATGGAGATATCAGTCGGGGCACCCCTCCCTCTCCCGCCGGGAGAGGGTCGGGGTGA